Proteins encoded within one genomic window of Humulus lupulus chromosome 1, drHumLupu1.1, whole genome shotgun sequence:
- the LOC133815365 gene encoding pentatricopeptide repeat-containing protein At5g48730, chloroplastic-like, with translation MKLIVMLGKCKQPEKAHELFQAMIDEGCPVNHESCTALLSAYSRSDLFDQAFSLLERMKNTREFQPDVQTYTVLIKSCLNVFAYNKVEALLSDMTSQGIKPNVVTYNTLIDTYGKARKYAEMESVLVEMLQEEECEPDVWTMNSTLRAFCGSKQVEMMEKCYEKFQKAGIEPNIKTFNILLDSYGKPGKYEKMSAVMEYMQKYHYSWTIVTYNVVIDAFGRAGDLKQMEYLFRLMRLERIKPSCVTLCSLVRAYAQEGKVEKISGVLRYIENSDVTLDTIFFNSLVDAYGKLECFKEMKEVLVMMEQKGCKPDKVTYKTTIKAYSMNGMSSQATELHGFIGSEKGRKLTVMQKEKPDF, from the exons ATGAAGCTGATTGTCATGCTTGGGAAATGCAAGCAACCTGAAAAGGCCCATGAGCTCTTTCAAGCTATGATAGATGAAGGTTGTCCTGTCAACCATGAATCCTGCACTGCTCTTTTATCTGCATATAGTAGAAGCGATCTCTTTGATCAAGCGTTTTCCCTCTTGGAGCGGATGAAGAATACTCGAGAGTTTCAACCTGATGTCCAAACTTATACAGTCCTCATCAAATCATGCCTTAATGTTTTTGCCTACAATAAAGTCGAGGCTCTTCTTTCTGACATGACATCTCAGGGGATCAAACCAAACGTTGTTACATACAATACCCTTATTGACACCTATGGGAAAGCAAGAAA ATATGCAGAGATGGAATCGGTACTAGTGGAGATGCTTCAAGAAGAGGAATGCGAACCTGATGTTTGGACAATGAATTCCACACTAAGAGCCTTTTGTGGAAGCAAGCAGGTAGAAATGATGGAGAAGTGTTATGAAAAGTTTCAAAAAGCTGGGATTGAACCCAACATTAAAACCTTCAACATCCTCCTGGATTCTTATGGCAAACCCGGAAAGTATGAGAAAATGAGTGCTGTGATGGAGTACATGCAAAAATACCATTACTCATGGACAATAGTTACATATAATGTGGTTATAGATGCATTTGGGAGAGCTGGTGATCTAAAACAGATGGAGTACTTGTTCAGGCTAATGCGTTTAGAGAGGATCAAGCCAAGTTGTGTCACGCTATGCTCCCTTGTGAGGGCTTATGCGCAAGAGGGCAAAGTTGAAAAGATCAGTGGCGTCTTGCGTTATATCGAGAATTCAGATGTAACATTGGATACAATTTTCTTCAACTCTCTGGTGGATGCTTATGGCAAGCTGGAATGCTTTAAAGAGATGAAGGAGGTGTTGGTGATGATGGAGCAAAAAGGATGTAAGCCTGATAAGGTTACATACAAAACCACGATCAAAGCTTATTCAATGAATGGAATGAGTAGTCAAGCAACAGAGCTTCATGGCTTTATTGGGTCAGAAAAAGGAAGAAAGCTAACTGTGATGCAAAAGGAGAAACCTGACTTTTAA